CACGGTCAGCGCGCCGAGAACGCGGCGAAGCGAGCTTCCCGAGGGCGATCCGGGCAGACACCGCCGCAGCGCGCCGGTTCGCCAGACGCCCACCATCCACTGTGGACGACCTTCGGCGTCGACGAGCACGACCCCGTCGACGTCCTCGGTCAGCGCGGCGCGCAGCCGGGTCAGGGTCGCGGCGGTGATCCCGGGTTGGTCGACCGCGAGCACCGCGACCACGTCGGCGCTCACCCGCGCGAGGCCCGCCGCGAGGCCGGCGACCGGTCCCCCGCCCGGCGGGTCCTCACGCGTCCACACCACCGGCCGGGCGGTCTCGCGCCGGGGACCGACCACGATCACCCGCGCGCCGGGGTCCACCGCGTCGAGCACCCGGTCCAACAGGGTCCTGCCGCCGAGCACGAGCGCGGCCTTGTCCTGTCCACCGAGGCGGCTGCCCTCGCCGCCCGCCAGCACGATCAGCTCCACACACCCATCCTGCGCCGGACGCCGTTCCGTGCTCGTGGCGGGCCCCCACCACGAGCACGGAACGGCCGCGAGTCAGGAGTTGACGGTGCCCAGGTTGACCGGGATCGACGTCGGACCGATCGTGATGAACGACGCCGAGTAGGGGATCTCCGCCGGGTCGATCGCGAGGCTGAGCTCCGGCAGTCGCCGGTACAGCGTGGCCAGCGCGAGTTCGCCCTCCAGGCGGGCCAGGTGCGC
The window above is part of the Allokutzneria albata genome. Proteins encoded here:
- the mobA gene encoding molybdenum cofactor guanylyltransferase — encoded protein: MELIVLAGGEGSRLGGQDKAALVLGGRTLLDRVLDAVDPGARVIVVGPRRETARPVVWTREDPPGGGPVAGLAAGLARVSADVVAVLAVDQPGITAATLTRLRAALTEDVDGVVLVDAEGRPQWMVGVWRTGALRRCLPGSPSGSSLRRVLGALTVRRLPAENAEADDIDTPEDLGRWRERAE